In Carassius carassius chromosome 19, fCarCar2.1, whole genome shotgun sequence, a single genomic region encodes these proteins:
- the LOC132095663 gene encoding protein mono-ADP-ribosyltransferase PARP4-like: MLRENFSLSLLGKPISRPVAWNELFELQHEDGYWECTDRLSRFLNLDVDFLANVFLQEKGIRSFGVKAHAEILRLVASLLVLQLIRVKKLEVGRLLESLLRLKESQEPRPMYWEAVKRAVDWACRTDRQYPCVCSRLEIGQDWESSTRQLLGCDPPHPYSPLKPVLERRMDVSVM; this comes from the exons ATGCTTAGAGAAAATTTCAGTCTTTCGCTCCTGGGAAAACCGATAAGCAGACCAGTGGCCTGGAATGAGCTGTTTGAACTTCAGCATGAG GATGGATACTGGGAGTGTACTGACAGGCTGAGCAGGTTCCTCAACCTGGACGTGGACTTTTTGGCAAATGTCTTCCTTCAGGAGAAAGGCATCCGTTCTTTTG GTGTAAAGGCTCATGCTGAAATTCTGAGGCTGGTAGCGTCTCTGCTGGTATTGCAGCTGATCCGGGTGAAGAAGCTGGAAGTGGGACGGCTGCTCGAGTCTCTCCTCCGTCTAAAAGAGTCCCAGGAGCCCAG ACCGATGTACTGGGAGGCAGTGAAGAGGGCCGTGGACTGGGCCTGTCGGACAGACAGACAGTATCCGTGTGTGTGCAGCAGGCTGGAGATCGGCCAGGATTGGGAATCATCTACTCGTCAACTACTGGGCTGTGATCCTCCACACCCATATTCCCCACTCAAACCTGTTCTGGAGAGGCGTATGGATGTATCAGTCATGTAG